One window of the Zea mays cultivar B73 chromosome 3, Zm-B73-REFERENCE-NAM-5.0, whole genome shotgun sequence genome contains the following:
- the LOC100284257 gene encoding uncharacterized LOC100284257, whose amino-acid sequence MVVEEIAEGVKNLTVTGDAAASGGEGQRRGGGGSSNRIQVSNTKKPLFFYVNLAKRYMQQHEDVELSALGMAIATVVTVAEILKNNGFAVEKKIRTSTVEINDESRGRPFQKAKIEIILGKSDKFDELMAAAAEERGEVEDGEEQA is encoded by the exons ATGGTGGTGGAGGAGATCGCCGAGGGGGTGAAGAACCTCACCGTTACCGGAGACGCGGCGGCTTCAGGCGGAGAGGGGCagaggaggggcggcggcggcagcagcaaccgCATCCAGGTGTCCAACACCAAGAAACCCCTCTTCTTCTACGTCAACCTCGCCAAG AGGTATATGCAACAGCACGAAGATGTAGAGCTATCCGCTCTTGGAATGG CCATAGCAACAGTTGTGACCGTGGCAGAAATTCTGAAGAACAATGGATTTGCTGTTGAAAAGA AAATTAGGACCTCTACTGTTGAAATAAACGACGAATCAAGAGGGCGTCCATTCCAAAAGGCCAAG ATTGAGATAATCTTGGGAAAGAGCGACAAATTTGATGAGCTGATGGCCGCTGCTGCAGAAGAGAGGGGCGAAGTGGAAGATGGTGAAGAGCAGGCTTGA